A single genomic interval of Microbacterium sp. zg-Y1090 harbors:
- the tkt gene encoding transketolase yields the protein MSELQWDEIDRRAVDTARVLAADAVEKVGNGHPGTAMSLAPAAYLLYQKVMRHDPANTHWLGRDRFILSVGHSSLTQYVQLYLGGFGLELDDLKALRTWGSKTPGHPEYGHTDGVEITTGPLGQGLASAVGFAYAARYERGLFDPETPAGQSPFDHDIYVIAGDGDLQEGVTSEASSLAGHQQLGNLIAIYDSNQISIEDDTNVAFTEDVAARYEAYGWHVQTVDWKRTGEYVEDVAELHAAIEAAKGETDKPSLIILKTIIGWPSPGKQNTGKIHGSALGADELAATKKVLGFDPEQSFVVAEDVLARTRSLAERAATARAEWQTAFDAWADAHPERKALLDRLEAGELPTDIADALPTFGAGKDVSTRAASGLVINALAAELPELWGGSADLAESNLTTIKDAKSFIPEEWSTHEWSGSPYGRVLHFGIREHAMGAIVNGIKLHGPTRPFGGTFLIFSDYMRPAVRLAALMGIPSIFVWTHDSVALGEDGPTHQPIEQLATLRAIPNFTVVRPADANETATAWLEILRRQDGPTGIALTRQNIPVFERGTGDADGDVFASADNVAKGAYILAEAPGGTPDVILIATGSEVQVAVAARETLAAEGVNARVVSAPSLEWFAEQDAAYREQVLPAAVKARVSVEAGSPLTWRGIVGDAGRSVGIDHFGASADYHTLYEKFGITAEAVVTAARETLKETRA from the coding sequence GTGTCGGAATTGCAGTGGGACGAGATCGATCGGCGCGCGGTGGACACCGCTCGGGTGCTGGCAGCCGATGCCGTTGAGAAGGTCGGCAACGGCCACCCCGGAACCGCCATGAGCCTGGCGCCGGCGGCGTACCTGCTGTACCAGAAGGTGATGCGCCACGACCCGGCCAACACCCACTGGCTCGGCCGTGACCGCTTCATCCTCTCGGTCGGCCACTCGTCGCTCACCCAGTACGTGCAGCTGTACCTCGGGGGCTTCGGCCTCGAGCTCGACGACCTCAAGGCGCTCCGCACATGGGGCTCCAAGACGCCCGGCCACCCCGAGTACGGGCACACCGACGGCGTGGAGATCACGACCGGCCCGCTCGGTCAGGGACTGGCATCCGCCGTCGGCTTCGCCTATGCGGCGCGCTACGAGCGCGGCCTGTTCGACCCGGAGACCCCGGCCGGGCAGTCGCCCTTCGACCACGACATCTACGTCATCGCCGGTGACGGCGACCTGCAGGAGGGCGTCACCAGCGAGGCATCCTCGCTGGCGGGTCACCAGCAGCTGGGCAACCTCATCGCGATCTACGACTCCAACCAGATCTCGATCGAAGACGACACGAACGTCGCCTTCACCGAGGACGTCGCGGCGCGCTACGAGGCCTACGGCTGGCACGTGCAGACGGTCGACTGGAAGCGCACCGGCGAGTACGTCGAGGATGTCGCGGAGCTCCACGCCGCGATCGAGGCGGCCAAGGGCGAGACCGACAAGCCGTCGCTGATCATCCTCAAGACCATCATCGGATGGCCGTCGCCCGGCAAGCAGAACACCGGCAAGATCCACGGCTCCGCCCTCGGCGCCGACGAGCTGGCCGCCACGAAGAAGGTGCTCGGGTTCGATCCCGAGCAGAGCTTCGTCGTGGCCGAGGACGTGCTTGCGCGCACCCGCTCCCTCGCCGAGCGTGCCGCGACCGCCCGCGCCGAGTGGCAGACCGCGTTCGACGCCTGGGCCGACGCCCACCCCGAGCGCAAGGCGCTGCTCGACCGGCTCGAAGCCGGTGAGCTGCCCACGGACATCGCCGACGCGCTGCCGACGTTCGGAGCCGGCAAGGACGTCTCCACCCGCGCGGCGTCGGGCCTGGTCATCAACGCCCTCGCCGCAGAGCTCCCCGAGCTGTGGGGTGGATCGGCCGACCTCGCCGAGTCGAACCTCACCACCATCAAGGACGCCAAGAGCTTCATCCCCGAAGAGTGGTCGACCCATGAGTGGTCGGGCTCCCCCTACGGTCGGGTGCTGCACTTCGGCATCCGCGAGCACGCCATGGGCGCGATCGTCAACGGCATCAAGCTGCACGGTCCCACCCGCCCGTTCGGCGGCACGTTCCTCATCTTCAGCGACTACATGCGCCCCGCGGTGCGCCTGGCCGCGCTGATGGGCATCCCCTCGATCTTCGTCTGGACGCACGACTCGGTCGCCCTCGGCGAGGACGGCCCCACGCACCAGCCGATCGAGCAGCTGGCGACGCTGCGGGCCATCCCCAACTTCACGGTGGTGCGCCCGGCGGATGCCAACGAGACGGCCACCGCGTGGCTGGAGATCCTGCGCCGCCAGGACGGCCCCACCGGCATCGCCCTGACGCGTCAGAACATCCCGGTGTTCGAGCGCGGCACCGGCGACGCCGACGGCGACGTGTTCGCCTCGGCCGACAACGTCGCCAAGGGCGCGTACATCCTGGCGGAGGCCCCCGGCGGCACGCCCGACGTGATCCTCATCGCCACCGGCTCCGAGGTGCAGGTGGCCGTCGCCGCCCGCGAAACGCTCGCCGCCGAGGGGGTCAACGCCCGTGTGGTGTCGGCACCGTCGCTCGAATGGTTCGCCGAGCAGGATGCCGCCTACCGCGAGCAGGTTCTGCCGGCCGCAGTGAAGGCACGCGTGTCGGTCGAGGCCGGCTCACCGCTCACGTGGCGCGGCATCGTCGGCGACGCCGGTCGTTCGGTCGGCATCGACCACTTCGGCGCATCCGCCGACTACCACACCCTGTACGAGAAGTTCGGCATCACCGCCGAGGCCGTGGTCACCGCGGCACGCGAGACCCTCAAGGAGACGCGCGCATGA
- the tal gene encoding transaldolase, whose product MTTPTQALSDAGVSIWLDDLSRQRITTGNLQQLIDTRNVVGVTTNPTIFQGAISAGIGYEEAIAAQAAKGASTDDTIFSLTTTDVQSACDIFRPIYDATKGVDGRVSIEVSPDLAHDTAATVAQAKELAAAVDRPNVLIKIPATKAGLPAITEVIAAGISVNVTLIFSLERYAEVIDAYLDGLERAHSADFDLSHIHSVASFFVSRVDTEINKRLEAVGTGEAEGLMSLAGVANARLAYELFEQKFAEKRATDLVGIGANVQRPLWASTGVKDPKLPDTLYVTELVAPGTVNTMPEKTLEATFDHGQIVGDSISGTYDAARKVFADLDRLGIDLVEVTQLLEDEGVDKFIGSWHDLQGTVTEALEGAKANA is encoded by the coding sequence ATGACAACTCCCACCCAGGCCCTGTCCGACGCAGGCGTGAGCATCTGGCTCGACGACCTGTCCCGCCAGCGCATCACCACCGGCAACCTGCAGCAGCTCATCGACACCCGAAACGTCGTGGGGGTGACCACCAACCCGACGATCTTCCAGGGCGCGATCTCGGCCGGAATCGGCTATGAAGAGGCCATCGCCGCGCAGGCGGCCAAGGGCGCCTCGACCGACGACACGATCTTCTCGCTGACCACCACCGACGTGCAGAGTGCGTGCGACATCTTCCGCCCCATCTACGACGCCACCAAGGGCGTCGACGGCCGGGTGTCGATCGAGGTCTCCCCCGACCTCGCACACGACACCGCGGCGACCGTCGCCCAGGCCAAGGAGCTGGCGGCGGCCGTCGACCGCCCGAATGTGCTGATCAAGATCCCCGCCACCAAGGCGGGGCTGCCCGCGATCACCGAGGTCATCGCGGCGGGCATCTCGGTCAACGTCACGCTCATCTTCTCGCTGGAGCGGTACGCCGAGGTCATCGACGCGTACCTCGACGGCCTGGAGCGGGCGCACAGCGCGGACTTCGACCTGTCGCACATCCACTCCGTCGCGTCCTTCTTCGTCTCGAGAGTCGACACCGAGATCAACAAGCGTCTCGAGGCCGTGGGCACCGGCGAGGCCGAAGGACTCATGTCGCTCGCAGGCGTCGCCAACGCGCGCCTCGCGTACGAGCTGTTCGAGCAGAAGTTCGCTGAGAAGCGGGCGACCGACCTCGTCGGGATCGGCGCCAACGTGCAGCGGCCGCTGTGGGCGTCCACGGGGGTCAAGGACCCGAAGCTTCCCGACACGCTCTACGTCACCGAGCTCGTCGCGCCCGGCACCGTCAACACGATGCCGGAGAAGACGCTCGAGGCCACCTTCGACCACGGTCAGATCGTCGGCGACAGCATCAGCGGCACCTACGACGCCGCACGCAAGGTCTTCGCCGACCTCGACCGGCTCGGCATCGACCTCGTCGAGGTCACGCAGCTGCTCGAAGACGAGGGCGTCGACAAGTTCATCGGCTCGTGGCACGACCTGCAGGGCACCGTCACCGAGGCTCTCGAAGGGGCCAAGGCCAACGCATGA
- a CDS encoding glucose-6-phosphate isomerase → MTFDIRVTGRAKAAVDRVLPTLIADLVASGITAGDAALWGPAAEADAAQRLGWVQAVSVSRPMVPEILALREQLVARGITRVVLAGMGGSSLAPEVIAQTAGVPLVILDSTAPGQVLAAIDGDGETGGLAETVLVVSSKSGSTVETDAARRAFEAAWSDLGMDPAEHIVVVTDPGSPLDESARAAGYRVFPADPTVGGRYSALTAFGLVPTGLAGVDISELLDEAEATLLEVAIDSPDNPALVLAAAIAGSDPLRDKLGLVSDGTHIMGLPDWIEQLVAESTGKDGTGILPVALLPVSPELDSRPDDLQILRLVDEAREFHLVEPHEDEILVSGSLGAQLLVWEYATAIAGRLLGINPFDQPDVESAKVAARALLDARPAPTEPSFTEHGVEVRVSDPALAASGTIAGVLEALWDRIPPDGYVSLQAYVDRRELSQLAGLREMVAADSGRPTTFGWGPRFLHSTGQYHKGGPATGVFVQILDAGEVDLEIPGRPFTFGQLIRAQAAGDAAVLSETHGRPVVTLTLTEPQPDVLTLFEAVLED, encoded by the coding sequence ATGACCTTCGACATCCGGGTCACCGGGCGCGCCAAGGCGGCGGTCGACCGCGTCCTGCCGACGCTGATCGCCGACCTCGTCGCCAGCGGCATCACCGCCGGTGACGCCGCCCTGTGGGGTCCCGCCGCCGAGGCGGACGCCGCTCAGCGTCTGGGCTGGGTGCAGGCGGTCAGCGTCTCGCGTCCGATGGTCCCCGAGATCCTCGCCCTGCGCGAGCAGCTCGTGGCGCGCGGCATCACCCGGGTCGTCCTCGCGGGGATGGGCGGGTCGTCCCTCGCCCCCGAGGTCATCGCGCAGACGGCAGGCGTGCCGCTGGTGATCCTGGATTCCACCGCGCCCGGCCAGGTGCTCGCCGCGATCGACGGCGACGGCGAGACCGGCGGCCTGGCCGAGACGGTGCTGGTCGTGTCGTCGAAGTCGGGTTCCACGGTCGAGACGGATGCCGCACGGCGCGCGTTCGAGGCCGCCTGGAGCGACCTCGGCATGGACCCGGCCGAGCACATCGTCGTCGTGACCGACCCGGGCTCGCCGCTGGACGAGTCGGCTCGTGCCGCCGGGTACCGTGTGTTCCCGGCCGACCCGACCGTGGGCGGCCGCTACTCGGCCCTCACCGCGTTCGGGCTCGTGCCCACGGGGCTCGCGGGCGTCGACATCAGCGAGCTGCTCGACGAAGCGGAGGCGACGCTGCTGGAAGTGGCGATCGACAGCCCCGACAACCCCGCGCTCGTGCTGGCCGCAGCCATCGCCGGCAGCGACCCGCTGCGCGACAAGCTGGGCCTGGTCAGCGACGGCACCCACATCATGGGCCTGCCGGACTGGATCGAGCAGCTCGTGGCCGAGTCCACCGGCAAGGACGGCACCGGCATCCTGCCGGTCGCGCTGCTGCCGGTGTCCCCCGAGCTGGATTCCCGTCCCGACGACCTGCAGATCCTGCGCCTGGTCGACGAGGCGCGCGAGTTCCACCTGGTCGAGCCGCACGAGGACGAGATCCTCGTCAGCGGGTCCCTCGGCGCCCAGCTGCTGGTGTGGGAGTATGCCACCGCGATCGCCGGTCGCCTGCTCGGCATCAACCCGTTCGACCAGCCCGATGTGGAGTCCGCCAAGGTCGCCGCCCGTGCGCTGCTCGACGCCCGACCCGCGCCGACGGAGCCGTCCTTCACGGAGCACGGCGTCGAGGTGCGGGTCTCCGACCCGGCTCTCGCGGCGTCCGGAACGATCGCCGGCGTGCTCGAGGCCCTCTGGGACCGCATCCCGCCGGACGGCTATGTGTCGCTGCAGGCATATGTCGACCGTCGCGAGCTGTCGCAGCTCGCGGGGCTGCGCGAGATGGTCGCCGCCGACAGCGGGCGTCCGACCACCTTCGGCTGGGGACCGCGGTTCCTGCACTCGACAGGGCAGTACCATAAGGGCGGCCCGGCCACCGGTGTGTTCGTGCAGATCCTCGACGCCGGCGAGGTCGACCTGGAGATCCCGGGCCGGCCGTTCACGTTCGGGCAGCTGATCCGCGCCCAGGCCGCCGGCGACGCCGCCGTCCTTTCCGAGACGCACGGTCGCCCCGTCGTCACCCTCACGCTCACCGAACCGCAGCCCGACGTGCTGACGCTGTTCGAAGCCGTCCTGGAGGACTGA
- the zwf gene encoding glucose-6-phosphate dehydrogenase codes for MTVEIRRGHNPLRDPHDRRLNRIAGPSALVIFGVTGDLSRKKLMPAVYDLANRGLLPPGFALVGFARRDWADEDFARVVYDAVKQHARTPFREETWKQLLQGIRFVSGEFDDPEAFRRLRDTVHALDVERGTMGNHAYYLSIPPKDFPLVAKQLKSSGLVDDTAAGDSSWRRVVIEKPFGSNLQTARALNEALEVAFPADSIFRIDHYLGKETVQNILALRFANELYEPIWNRNYVDHVQITMAEDIGVGGRAGYYDGIGAARDVIQNHLLQLLALTAMEEPISLDATHLRAEKEKVLAAVRLPEDLSTATARGQYAGGWQGGEKVTSFLDEDGMDPASTTETYAAVKLEIATRRWAGVPFYLRTGKRLGRRVTEIAVVFKRAPQHLFLRNQTTEQGQNALVIRVQPDEGVTIRFGSKVPGAATEVRDVTMDFGYGHAFTESSPEAYERLILDVLLGDPPLFPRHEEVELSWRILDPIEQYWSEQGGPLEQYSPGSWGPPSADELLARDGRVWRRP; via the coding sequence ATGACCGTCGAGATCCGGCGCGGCCACAATCCGCTGCGCGATCCTCACGACCGCCGCCTCAACCGCATCGCCGGCCCGAGCGCACTGGTCATCTTCGGCGTGACAGGCGACCTGTCGCGCAAGAAGCTCATGCCCGCCGTCTACGACCTGGCCAACCGCGGCCTGCTGCCGCCCGGTTTCGCGCTGGTCGGCTTCGCACGCCGTGACTGGGCGGACGAGGACTTCGCCCGCGTCGTCTACGACGCGGTGAAGCAGCACGCGCGCACACCCTTCCGCGAGGAGACGTGGAAGCAGCTGCTCCAGGGCATCCGCTTCGTCTCCGGCGAGTTCGACGACCCGGAGGCGTTCCGTCGCCTGCGCGACACCGTGCACGCCCTCGACGTGGAGCGCGGAACAATGGGCAACCACGCCTACTACCTGTCGATCCCGCCCAAGGACTTCCCTCTGGTGGCGAAGCAGCTGAAGTCGTCGGGACTCGTCGACGACACCGCGGCGGGCGACTCGAGCTGGCGCCGCGTCGTCATCGAGAAGCCGTTCGGCAGCAACCTGCAGACCGCCCGCGCCCTCAACGAGGCGCTGGAGGTCGCGTTCCCGGCCGACTCGATCTTCCGCATCGACCACTACCTCGGCAAGGAGACGGTCCAGAACATCCTGGCGCTCCGCTTCGCCAACGAGCTGTATGAGCCGATCTGGAACCGCAACTACGTCGATCACGTGCAGATCACCATGGCCGAGGACATCGGCGTGGGCGGGCGGGCCGGCTACTACGACGGCATCGGCGCGGCGCGCGACGTGATCCAGAACCACCTGCTGCAGCTCCTGGCGCTCACCGCGATGGAAGAGCCCATCTCCCTGGATGCCACGCACCTGCGTGCCGAGAAGGAGAAGGTCCTCGCCGCGGTGCGGCTGCCCGAGGATCTGTCGACGGCGACCGCGCGCGGCCAGTACGCCGGCGGGTGGCAGGGCGGCGAGAAGGTCACCAGCTTTCTCGACGAGGACGGCATGGACCCGGCATCCACCACCGAGACCTACGCCGCGGTGAAGCTGGAGATCGCCACACGCCGCTGGGCCGGGGTGCCGTTCTATCTGCGCACCGGAAAACGGCTGGGCCGACGCGTCACCGAGATCGCCGTGGTGTTCAAGCGCGCCCCGCAGCACCTGTTCCTGCGCAACCAGACCACCGAGCAGGGCCAGAACGCGCTCGTCATCCGCGTGCAGCCCGACGAGGGCGTGACCATCCGCTTCGGCTCCAAGGTCCCCGGCGCCGCCACCGAGGTGCGGGATGTGACGATGGACTTCGGCTACGGCCACGCCTTCACCGAATCGAGCCCGGAGGCCTACGAGCGCCTGATTCTCGACGTTCTGCTCGGCGATCCTCCGCTGTTCCCCCGGCATGAGGAGGTCGAGCTGAGCTGGCGGATCCTCGACCCGATCGAGCAGTACTGGAGCGAGCAGGGCGGGCCGCTCGAACAGTACTCCCCCGGATCCTGGGGTCCCCCGTCGGCCGATGAGCTGCTGGCCCGTGACGGCCGCGTCTGGAGGCGCCCATGA
- a CDS encoding glucose-6-phosphate dehydrogenase assembly protein OpcA, which translates to MILDIPDTTVSQVARSLVKVREEGGAVALGRVLTLVIASSHGLEEDAIDAANAASREHPMRVIVLISEPDGEPRLDAQIRVGGDAGASEVIVLRAHGDAASNPDSLITGLLLPDAPVVAWWPDHPPAVPAESGIGRIAQRRITDASSKPYNSDRLSALARTYAPGDTDLAWTRLTHWREQLAAVLDQPPYEPVTDVEVVGAGSSPSTALLAAWLRLKLEVPVTWRYADPDEWDHGIRSVRLTRASGDIVLERSNDIDAKLAQPQQPEHEIVLPRRTLRECLAEELRRLDPDVLYGRVITRGWELLGPAVTRESHG; encoded by the coding sequence ATGATCCTCGACATCCCCGACACCACGGTGTCCCAGGTGGCCCGCTCGCTGGTGAAGGTGCGCGAAGAAGGCGGCGCGGTCGCCCTCGGGCGCGTGCTGACGCTTGTCATCGCCAGTTCCCACGGGCTCGAGGAGGACGCCATCGACGCCGCGAACGCGGCCTCGCGCGAACACCCGATGCGCGTGATCGTGCTCATCAGCGAGCCCGACGGCGAACCCCGTCTCGATGCGCAGATCCGCGTCGGCGGGGATGCCGGGGCGAGCGAGGTCATCGTGCTGCGCGCTCACGGCGACGCCGCCAGCAACCCCGACAGCCTCATCACGGGGCTCCTGCTGCCGGACGCCCCGGTCGTGGCATGGTGGCCGGACCACCCGCCGGCCGTCCCCGCCGAGTCCGGGATCGGACGCATCGCGCAACGGCGCATCACCGACGCCTCGAGCAAGCCGTACAACTCCGACCGTCTCAGCGCCCTGGCGCGCACATACGCCCCTGGCGACACGGACCTCGCCTGGACGCGGCTGACCCACTGGCGCGAGCAGCTCGCCGCCGTGCTGGACCAGCCGCCCTACGAGCCCGTGACCGACGTCGAGGTCGTGGGCGCCGGCAGCTCTCCGTCCACGGCCCTCCTCGCGGCCTGGCTTCGCCTGAAGCTGGAAGTCCCGGTCACGTGGCGCTACGCCGACCCCGACGAGTGGGACCACGGCATCCGCTCCGTGCGTCTCACGCGCGCCTCCGGCGACATCGTGCTCGAGCGCAGCAACGACATCGACGCGAAGCTGGCGCAGCCTCAGCAGCCCGAGCACGAGATCGTCCTCCCCCGCCGCACCCTGCGCGAGTGCCTCGCCGAGGAGCTGCGTCGCCTCGACCCGGACGTCCTGTATGGTCGGGTGATCACACGCGGCTGGGAGCTGCTCGGCCCTGCGGTGACACGGGAGTCGCATGGCTGA
- the pgl gene encoding 6-phosphogluconolactonase: protein MAEFYAEKRVVVRPDREHIARSVATRFLSRLTKRGREGQVTHVSLTGGAMGAAVLRAAGDHAKRDSVDWSLVHFWWSDERFVPADSGERNEAMAREALLGRIPVPAENVHAMPASDSGLDLDEAATAYERQLARFADVDAGLAWPTFHITFLGVGADGHIASLFPDRPEIQITDRAVVGVRDSPVPPAERLTLTRPVINSSARVWMVVAGTDKAAALGLVLAGASYDSVPAAGAKGRKRTIIFVDQDAAAQVPPELIDGEY, encoded by the coding sequence ATGGCTGAGTTCTACGCCGAGAAGCGGGTCGTCGTGCGCCCCGACCGGGAGCACATCGCACGGTCGGTCGCGACGCGCTTCCTCTCGCGGCTGACCAAGCGCGGGCGCGAGGGACAGGTCACCCACGTGTCCCTCACCGGAGGCGCCATGGGCGCCGCCGTGCTGCGTGCGGCCGGCGACCATGCCAAGCGCGACAGCGTCGACTGGTCTCTCGTGCACTTCTGGTGGAGCGACGAGCGCTTCGTCCCCGCCGACAGCGGGGAACGCAACGAGGCGATGGCGCGTGAGGCCCTGCTCGGGCGCATCCCCGTCCCCGCCGAGAACGTCCACGCCATGCCCGCCTCCGATTCCGGGCTCGACCTCGACGAGGCCGCGACCGCCTACGAGCGCCAGCTGGCGCGTTTCGCCGACGTGGATGCCGGCCTCGCCTGGCCGACGTTCCACATCACCTTCCTCGGCGTCGGCGCCGACGGGCATATCGCGTCGCTGTTCCCCGACCGGCCGGAGATCCAGATCACCGACCGCGCCGTCGTCGGCGTCCGCGACTCGCCGGTCCCGCCCGCGGAGCGGCTCACCCTCACCCGGCCGGTCATCAACTCCTCCGCGCGCGTCTGGATGGTCGTCGCGGGCACGGACAAGGCCGCCGCGCTGGGCCTGGTGCTCGCGGGCGCGAGCTACGACAGCGTGCCGGCAGCGGGAGCGAAGGGGCGCAAGCGCACCATCATCTTCGTCGACCAGGATGCCGCGGCACAGGTGCCGCCGGAGCTGATCGACGGCGAGTACTGA
- a CDS encoding RNA polymerase-binding protein RbpA — protein MATGGNAIRGTRVGAGPMGEQDHGFHADRVAISYWDALGNETVRYFAAGISDEEIPETIDSPHSGLPAGRDKENPPALAKPEPYKTHLAYVKERRTEEEAESLLEDALTQLRERRGL, from the coding sequence ATGGCTACAGGTGGAAACGCGATCCGCGGCACGAGGGTGGGCGCAGGCCCCATGGGCGAGCAGGACCACGGCTTCCACGCCGACCGCGTCGCGATCTCGTACTGGGACGCCCTCGGCAACGAGACGGTGCGCTACTTCGCCGCCGGCATCTCCGATGAGGAGATCCCCGAGACGATCGACTCCCCGCACTCCGGCCTTCCCGCCGGTCGCGATAAGGAGAACCCCCCGGCGCTGGCCAAGCCGGAGCCGTACAAGACGCACCTCGCGTACGTGAAGGAGCGTCGCACCGAGGAAGAGGCCGAGTCCCTCCTCGAGGACGCCCTCACGCAGCTGCGCGAGCGCCGCGGCCTCTGA
- the secG gene encoding preprotein translocase subunit SecG gives MPILEFVMQVMLGITSLLLTLLILLHKGRGGGLSDMFGGGMTSAMGSSGLAERNLNRFTVILALAWFVSIVALGLITKFQGI, from the coding sequence GTGCCCATTCTCGAGTTCGTCATGCAGGTGATGCTCGGCATCACCAGCCTGCTGCTGACCCTGCTCATCCTTCTCCACAAGGGGCGCGGCGGCGGCCTGTCCGACATGTTCGGCGGCGGCATGACGTCGGCGATGGGATCGTCCGGCCTGGCCGAGCGCAACCTCAACCGCTTCACCGTCATCCTCGCCCTTGCGTGGTTCGTCTCGATCGTGGCCCTGGGCCTGATCACCAAGTTCCAGGGAATCTGA
- the tpiA gene encoding triose-phosphate isomerase — translation MAVNRTPLIAGNWKMNLDHLQAIAFVQKLAWTLKDAKHDSASVEVAVFPPFTDLRAVQTLLDADKIEFALGAQDLSAHDAGAYTGEISGAFLSKLDCRYVIIGHSERRQYHAETDEVVASKVQAALRHGLVPVICVGETAEDLETHGASAVPVGQLEVALESVAADADIVVAYEPVWAIGSGQAATPEQAQDVCAKLRDVVAAKLGAEAAERTRVLYGGSVKSSNIASFMREPDVDGALVGGASLLVDEFAAIIRYQKHVGV, via the coding sequence ATGGCAGTGAACCGCACCCCGCTCATCGCGGGCAACTGGAAGATGAACCTCGATCACCTGCAGGCGATCGCGTTCGTCCAGAAGCTCGCGTGGACGCTCAAGGATGCCAAGCACGACAGCGCCAGCGTCGAGGTGGCGGTCTTCCCGCCGTTCACCGATCTGCGCGCCGTGCAGACGCTGCTGGATGCCGACAAGATCGAGTTCGCCCTGGGCGCGCAGGACCTGTCGGCGCACGATGCGGGCGCGTACACGGGGGAGATCTCCGGCGCGTTCCTGTCGAAGCTCGACTGCCGGTACGTCATCATCGGTCACTCGGAGCGGCGTCAGTATCACGCCGAGACCGATGAGGTCGTGGCCTCGAAGGTGCAGGCGGCGCTGCGGCACGGCCTCGTGCCGGTGATCTGCGTCGGCGAGACCGCCGAGGACCTGGAGACGCACGGCGCCAGCGCCGTGCCCGTCGGCCAGCTCGAGGTCGCTCTGGAGTCGGTGGCGGCGGATGCCGACATCGTCGTGGCCTACGAGCCGGTCTGGGCCATCGGCTCCGGCCAGGCGGCCACGCCCGAGCAGGCGCAGGATGTCTGCGCGAAGCTCCGTGACGTGGTGGCGGCGAAGCTCGGCGCCGAGGCGGCCGAGCGCACGCGCGTGCTCTACGGCGGCTCGGTGAAGTCGAGCAACATCGCCAGCTTCATGCGCGAGCCCGATGTCGACGGTGCCCTGGTCGGCGGTGCGAGCCTGCTGGTCGACGAGTTCGCCGCGATCATCCGCTACCAGAAGCACGTCGGAGTCTGA
- a CDS encoding phosphoglycerate kinase produces MALRTLDSLGSLAGKRVIVRADFNVPLGDGVITDDGRVRAALPTLNELINQGARVIACSHLGRPAGAPEEKYSLAPVAQRLSELLGKPVAFARDTVGDSAKEAVAALEDGDVAVIENLRFNPGETAKDEAERRAFAAQLAELGDVLVSDGFGVVHRKQASVYDLAQILPSAAGYLIEKEVDVLDRLTEKPERPYTVVLGGSKVSDKLGVIAHLLPRVQKLCIGGGMMYTFLAAQGHKVGKSLLEEDQLETVRGYLADATERGVEIVLPVDAVMAASFASDADHVVADVDALEDTAFGADGMGLDIGPKTAGLFADAIRSSKTVFWNGPMGVFEMPAFAAGTKAVAQALTEVDGLSVVGGGDSAAAVRQLGFSDDQFGHISTGGGASLEFLEGKRLPGLEVLGWQ; encoded by the coding sequence ATGGCCCTGCGCACCCTCGACTCGCTGGGTTCGCTGGCCGGCAAGCGTGTCATCGTCCGTGCTGATTTCAACGTCCCCCTGGGGGACGGCGTCATCACGGACGATGGCCGCGTGCGGGCCGCGCTTCCCACGCTGAACGAACTCATCAACCAGGGAGCGCGCGTCATCGCGTGCTCGCACCTGGGCCGGCCCGCCGGCGCCCCCGAGGAGAAGTACAGCCTGGCCCCCGTGGCCCAGCGGCTGTCGGAACTGCTCGGCAAGCCGGTCGCCTTCGCGCGGGACACCGTGGGCGACTCGGCGAAGGAGGCCGTGGCCGCGCTGGAGGACGGCGACGTCGCGGTGATCGAGAACCTGCGGTTCAACCCCGGTGAGACGGCCAAGGACGAGGCCGAGCGCCGCGCCTTCGCCGCGCAGCTGGCGGAGCTCGGCGACGTGCTCGTCTCCGACGGCTTCGGGGTCGTGCACCGCAAGCAGGCTTCGGTCTACGACCTCGCCCAGATCCTGCCGTCCGCGGCGGGCTACCTCATCGAGAAGGAGGTCGATGTCCTCGACCGTCTGACCGAGAAGCCCGAGCGGCCGTACACGGTCGTGCTGGGGGGATCGAAGGTCAGCGACAAGCTGGGCGTCATCGCGCACCTGCTGCCCCGCGTGCAGAAGCTCTGCATCGGCGGCGGCATGATGTACACCTTCCTCGCCGCGCAGGGCCACAAGGTGGGCAAGAGCCTGCTCGAAGAGGACCAGCTGGAGACCGTGCGCGGCTACCTCGCCGACGCGACCGAGCGTGGCGTGGAGATCGTGCTGCCCGTCGACGCCGTCATGGCGGCATCCTTCGCTTCCGACGCCGACCACGTGGTGGCCGACGTCGACGCACTGGAGGACACCGCGTTCGGAGCCGACGGGATGGGTCTGGACATCGGGCCGAAGACCGCAGGGCTCTTCGCCGATGCGATCCGCAGCAGCAAGACGGTCTTCTGGAACGGCCCCATGGGCGTGTTCGAGATGCCGGCGTTCGCCGCCGGCACGAAGGCCGTCGCGCAGGCTCTCACCGAGGTCGACGGCCTGTCGGTCGTCGGCGGCGGCGACTCGGCTGCGGCCGTGCGTCAGCTCGGATTCTCGGATGACCAGTTCGGTCACATCTCCACCGGTGGCGGCGCGAGCCTGGAGTTCCTCGAAGGCAAGCGCCTGCCCGGACTGGAGGTCCTCGGATGGCAGTGA